The following are encoded together in the Lathyrus oleraceus cultivar Zhongwan6 chromosome 3, CAAS_Psat_ZW6_1.0, whole genome shotgun sequence genome:
- the LOC127131719 gene encoding uncharacterized protein LOC127131719, whose product MNLLTPTKHASKDKGISRHNESVASQKEVFAQGSQQLSQKIGSRQKNKRDLPVTSLPKKGAFVPRYQISLETLVDSSDMATAGAIRLLDMEEDIFGYSCTETIGKEDLEHIFRHQELGVGVIHTYIRFLYDNFMRGNDQLSNRFRFVSSSLVNKALICREPDSCREYLVKRFMASSTNNLYLWPYNSGCHWLLLAIDPLKEVVYFLNSIDGEWTNYPDMKQLVDTSIKVFRSQRQARVPRTKSSNITWIKVQCPLQRNGIDCGYFVMRFMREIINMNQIEIPITYFDEYKCAHYTRLQLEQIKEELCQYFIEKRLII is encoded by the exons ATGAATCTTTTA ACGCCTACAAAACACGCATCTAAGGATAAAGGGATTTCGCGGCACAACGAgtctgttgcatcacaaaaagaG GTATTTGCTCAAGGGTCACAACAACTGAGCCAGAAAATTGGTAGTCGACAGAAAAACAAAAGGGATCTTCCAGTGACTTCTTTGCCAAAAAAAGGTGCTTTTGTGCCTCGATACCAGATATCTCTTGAAACACTTGTTGACTCATCAGATATGGCAACAGCTGGTGCTATTCGCTTACTGGATATGGAGGAAGATATCTTTGGTTATTCATGCACTGAAACAATCGGAAAAGAAGATCTGGAACATATTTTTCGGCATCAAGAATTAGGCGTCGGTGTTATACACACATACATCCG GTTCTTGTATGACAATTTCATGCGCGGGAATGATCAATTGTCAAACAGATTCCGTTTCGTGTCTTCCTCCCTGGTCAACAAAGCATTAATTTGTAGGGAACCGGATTCATGTAGAGAGTACTTAGTCAAGAGATTCATGGCCAGCAGTACAAACAACTTGTATCTTTGGCCGTATAATTCAGG GTGTCACTGGTTGTTGCTTGCTATTGATCCTTTAAAAGAAGTGGTATATTTTCTGAATTCGATAGATGGTGAATGGACAAATTATCCGGATATGAAGCAATTAGTTGATACAT CAATAAAAGTGTTCCGATCTCAAAGACAAGCTCGAGTACCACGTACTAAATCCAGCAACATTACGTGGATAAAAGTGCAG TGTCCTCTACAGCGCAACGGTATCGATTGCGGATACTTTGTAATGAGGTTTATGAGGGAAATCATTAATATGAATCAAATAGAGATTCCAATCACG tactttgatgaatacaagtgtgctcattacacgagactgcagttggaacaaatcaaggaggaattgtgtcaatattttattgagaaaagattaattatataa
- the LOC127128247 gene encoding alternative NAD(P)H-ubiquinone oxidoreductase C1, chloroplastic/mitochondrial isoform X2: protein MQISFSIFSEMSHIALTASPTVVAFHRGAKQWSTLFPSSWRSRGINPSSFPNSTRKWLPLRFFASGKNGVNGGVVDEISETVKAHTDFVWPDNKKPRVCILGGGFGGLYTALRLESLQWPEDKKPHE, encoded by the exons ATGCAAATTTCATTCTCCATCTTTTCAGAAATGTCACACATTGCTTTAACTGCATCACCCACCGTAGTCGCTTTTCACC GTGGAGCGAAACAATGGAGCACGCTGTTTCCGAGTAGCTGGAGAAGCAGGGGAATCAATCCATCCTCATTTCCAAATTCCACCAGAAAATGGTTACCATTGCGGTTTTTTGCTTCTGGAAAAAATGGCGTCAATGGAGGTGTTGTGGATGAGATATCTGAAACAGTAAAGGCGCACACGGATTTCGTTTGGCCTGATAACAAG AAGCCTAGAGTGTGTATTTTAGGTGGTGGATTCGGTGGTTTATATACTGCTTTAAGGTTGGAATCACTCCAGTGGCCCGAAGACAAAAAGCCACAT GAATAA
- the LOC127128247 gene encoding alternative NAD(P)H-ubiquinone oxidoreductase C1, chloroplastic/mitochondrial isoform X1, which produces MQISFSIFSEMSHIALTASPTVVAFHRGAKQWSTLFPSSWRSRGINPSSFPNSTRKWLPLRFFASGKNGVNGGVVDEISETVKAHTDFVWPDNKKPRVCILGGGFGGLYTALRLESLQWPEDKKPHVSIRTFKFNSVLSSVWKLMQNL; this is translated from the exons ATGCAAATTTCATTCTCCATCTTTTCAGAAATGTCACACATTGCTTTAACTGCATCACCCACCGTAGTCGCTTTTCACC GTGGAGCGAAACAATGGAGCACGCTGTTTCCGAGTAGCTGGAGAAGCAGGGGAATCAATCCATCCTCATTTCCAAATTCCACCAGAAAATGGTTACCATTGCGGTTTTTTGCTTCTGGAAAAAATGGCGTCAATGGAGGTGTTGTGGATGAGATATCTGAAACAGTAAAGGCGCACACGGATTTCGTTTGGCCTGATAACAAG AAGCCTAGAGTGTGTATTTTAGGTGGTGGATTCGGTGGTTTATATACTGCTTTAAGGTTGGAATCACTCCAGTGGCCCGAAGACAAAAAGCCACATGTGAGTATTCGAACATTCAAATTCAATTCAGTTCTTTCAAGTGTGTGGAAATTGATGCAAAATCTGTGA